The following are from one region of the Geoalkalibacter subterraneus genome:
- a CDS encoding 4Fe-4S binding protein: MLQTLLPRDARAFRILVQWAFFAWIIYLGVRFWFFVRHFESGGTTAYMSRPPGVEGFLPIGALVSLKHWVTNGIVDHVHPAALVLFLTFVAMAFVARKSFCSWLCPVGTLSEGCWKLGERIFGRNFHIWRPLDIVLRGLKYALLAFFVKIILVDMPAQAIGGFLQAPYWAISDVKMLHFFTNMSLTAIVVLAVLTGLSLLYRNFWCRYLCPYGALLGLISLCSPMAVRRSPKACIGCSKCTRACPSRIDVEKKSTVINAECTGCLSCVSNCPTEALSMKPPFYRRYLPSWSFAVLVLTLFFGGVGFGMLTGHWQTSLEYQDYMRLIPMTRMMGP; encoded by the coding sequence ATGCTTCAAACCCTGCTCCCGCGTGATGCCCGCGCCTTTCGCATTCTGGTCCAATGGGCCTTTTTCGCCTGGATCATCTATCTGGGCGTGCGTTTCTGGTTTTTCGTCCGCCATTTCGAATCGGGAGGGACAACTGCCTACATGTCGCGTCCGCCAGGGGTCGAGGGTTTTCTTCCCATCGGCGCGCTGGTCAGCCTCAAGCACTGGGTGACAAACGGCATCGTCGATCATGTGCACCCGGCGGCGCTGGTCCTTTTCCTGACCTTTGTCGCCATGGCGTTTGTGGCGCGCAAGTCGTTCTGCTCCTGGTTGTGCCCGGTGGGAACGCTATCGGAAGGGTGCTGGAAACTGGGTGAGCGCATATTCGGACGCAACTTCCATATCTGGCGCCCGCTCGACATCGTGCTGCGGGGCCTCAAGTACGCCCTGCTGGCCTTTTTCGTCAAGATCATCCTGGTCGACATGCCGGCGCAGGCCATCGGCGGCTTTCTGCAAGCCCCCTACTGGGCCATAAGCGACGTGAAGATGCTGCACTTCTTTACCAACATGTCGCTCACGGCCATAGTGGTGCTCGCTGTTCTGACAGGCCTTTCTCTGCTGTACCGCAACTTCTGGTGCCGCTATCTCTGCCCCTACGGCGCTCTGCTGGGCCTCATCAGTCTGTGCAGCCCCATGGCGGTCAGACGCTCCCCAAAAGCCTGCATCGGCTGCAGCAAGTGTACGCGCGCATGTCCGTCACGCATTGACGTCGAGAAGAAAAGCACCGTCATCAATGCCGAGTGCACCGGCTGCCTGAGCTGTGTTTCAAACTGCCCGACCGAAGCGCTGTCGATGAAGCCACCCTTCTATCGCCGCTACCTCCCCTCATGGAGTTTCGCGGTGCTGGTGCTGACGCTGTTTTTCGGCGGCGTCGGCTTCGGCATGCTTACTGGCCACTGGCAAACCTCGCTGGAATATCAGGATTACATGCGACTGATTCCCATGACGCGCATGATGGGGCCTTGA
- a CDS encoding ATP-binding cassette domain-containing protein: MSLLTVKNISLAFGGPLLLDGAELTIRDGERLCLLGRNGAGKTTLMRVLNGDLPPDGGDIMRRQGLRTALVTQDVPADLEGTVFPIIASGLGEQAALLEEFHQVSRSLQSSTDPALMERLAQLQKRIEETGGWQMQQLVEQVIRHLKLEGDAAFAHLSGGVKRRVMLGRALVSDPDLLLLDEPTNHLDLETIAWLEDFLVRRDKALMFVTHDRSFLRRVATRIVELDRGRLSSWQCDYDTYVQRREEQLEAEEKQAAEFDKKLVQEEKWIRQGIKARRTRNMGRVRALRQMREERRARRERSGTADLAVQQGERSGRRVIEAEHISYAWTGQPIIRDFSTTILRGDKIGIIGPNGSGKTTLLQLLLGRLKPDEGRVKLGTNLEIAYFDQHRGQLDEDRSVQDNIAEGNDWVEINGQRKHVIGYLRDFLFPPERARSPVRTLSGGERNRLLLAKLFTRPANLLVLDEPTNDLDLETLELLEGLLVDFPGTVLLVSHDRAFLDNVVTSTLVLEGEGRVGEYVGGYEDWQRQRAEQIEDEEKKPQAAAEKVQPQRPGRDRPRKLGFKEKRELEALPARIEELEAEQATIHEQMANPDFYRDHGDEVAQLQQRLEQIARELEQGYARWEELEALEG; the protein is encoded by the coding sequence ATGTCTCTTCTGACCGTAAAAAATATTTCCCTTGCTTTCGGCGGTCCGCTGCTGTTGGACGGTGCCGAGCTGACCATCCGTGACGGCGAGCGACTCTGCCTGCTGGGACGCAACGGCGCCGGCAAAACCACTTTGATGCGCGTTCTCAATGGCGACCTGCCGCCCGACGGCGGCGACATCATGCGCCGCCAGGGTTTGCGCACCGCCCTGGTCACGCAGGATGTCCCTGCGGATCTGGAGGGGACGGTATTTCCCATCATTGCTTCCGGTCTGGGGGAGCAGGCGGCACTGCTGGAAGAATTTCACCAGGTAAGCCGATCGCTGCAGTCCTCCACCGATCCGGCACTCATGGAGCGGCTGGCGCAACTTCAGAAGCGGATCGAGGAAACAGGCGGCTGGCAGATGCAGCAGCTGGTGGAGCAGGTCATCCGCCACCTGAAGCTTGAAGGCGATGCTGCGTTTGCGCATCTGTCGGGCGGGGTTAAGCGCCGCGTCATGCTGGGGCGTGCGCTGGTCAGCGATCCGGATCTGCTGCTGCTCGACGAGCCCACCAACCATCTCGACCTGGAGACCATCGCCTGGCTGGAGGATTTCCTGGTACGGCGCGACAAAGCGCTGATGTTCGTGACCCATGACCGTTCATTCCTGCGCCGCGTGGCGACCCGCATCGTTGAACTCGATCGCGGGCGCCTTTCCAGCTGGCAGTGCGATTACGACACTTACGTGCAGCGCCGGGAGGAGCAGCTGGAGGCGGAGGAGAAGCAGGCGGCCGAATTCGACAAGAAGCTGGTCCAGGAAGAGAAATGGATCCGCCAGGGGATCAAGGCGCGGCGCACCCGCAACATGGGGCGCGTGCGGGCGTTGCGGCAGATGCGCGAGGAGCGCCGCGCGCGCCGCGAACGTTCCGGCACCGCCGATCTGGCGGTACAGCAGGGTGAACGCAGCGGCCGGCGGGTGATCGAGGCCGAGCACATCTCCTACGCCTGGACGGGGCAGCCGATTATCCGCGATTTTTCCACGACAATCCTGCGGGGCGACAAAATAGGCATCATCGGTCCCAACGGTTCAGGCAAAACCACCCTGCTGCAGTTGCTGCTCGGGCGGCTCAAGCCCGACGAAGGGAGAGTCAAGCTCGGCACCAACCTGGAAATCGCCTACTTCGATCAGCACCGCGGCCAGCTTGATGAAGACAGGAGCGTGCAGGACAATATCGCCGAAGGCAACGACTGGGTGGAGATCAACGGCCAGCGCAAGCACGTGATCGGTTACCTGCGCGATTTTCTCTTCCCGCCGGAACGTGCCCGTTCGCCGGTTCGCACCCTCTCCGGCGGCGAGCGCAACCGCCTGCTGCTGGCGAAGCTGTTCACGCGGCCGGCCAACCTGCTGGTGCTGGACGAACCGACCAACGATCTCGACCTGGAGACGCTGGAGTTGCTGGAAGGTCTGCTGGTGGATTTCCCCGGCACCGTGCTGCTCGTCAGCCATGACCGCGCCTTTCTCGACAACGTGGTGACCAGCACCCTGGTGCTTGAAGGCGAGGGGAGGGTCGGTGAATATGTCGGCGGCTACGAGGACTGGCAGCGGCAGCGGGCAGAACAGATTGAAGACGAGGAGAAGAAACCGCAGGCTGCCGCCGAGAAAGTTCAGCCGCAGCGCCCCGGGCGCGACCGCCCCCGCAAGCTCGGCTTCAAGGAAAAACGCGAGCTTGAAGCCCTGCCGGCACGCATCGAAGAATTGGAGGCCGAGCAGGCGACCATTCACGAGCAGATGGCAAATCCGGATTTCTACCGCGACCACGGCGACGAGGTTGCGCAGCTGCAACAGAGACTGGAGCAGATTGCCCGGGAATTAGAGCAGGGTTACGCGCGCTGGGAGGAGCTGGAGGCTCTGGAAGGGTAA
- a CDS encoding DNA integrity scanning protein DisA nucleotide-binding domain protein: MKKKKMSITGEFLHHASAMAKSIDARAIILYADVFSGLKELEDFLRDSGQVPVILATRGGTGQEPDLEGGEVIRVPGIRLTRLGQIKIAVLVGFSKGYFKKGDRLVCLSGIAGSGMLDTLVIMDVGDEFEMFAATGAADVASNITPEVFERVLDIATTLGYEGREGKPVGTTFVIGDVEKVMQLSRQMVLNPFRGYTEEERNILDPSLEETVKEFAVIDGAFVIQADGHIEAAGVYLKPETGGESLPRGLGTRHRSAAGITATTEAVAITVSESTGTVTVFRGGNILIELERPRPIGSSHLQEANAFPGLRRPEEQEKPD; encoded by the coding sequence ATGAAAAAGAAGAAGATGAGCATCACAGGTGAATTCCTCCACCACGCCAGCGCCATGGCGAAAAGTATCGATGCGCGAGCCATCATTCTCTATGCCGACGTCTTCTCCGGATTGAAGGAACTGGAGGATTTTCTAAGGGACTCCGGTCAGGTTCCGGTGATCCTCGCCACCCGCGGCGGAACCGGGCAAGAACCCGACCTGGAGGGGGGCGAGGTGATCCGGGTTCCGGGGATCCGGCTGACCCGGCTTGGGCAGATCAAGATCGCCGTGCTGGTGGGTTTTTCGAAGGGGTATTTCAAAAAAGGCGACCGTTTGGTCTGTCTTTCTGGAATCGCCGGAAGCGGGATGCTCGATACCCTGGTGATCATGGATGTCGGCGACGAGTTTGAAATGTTCGCCGCCACGGGAGCGGCGGATGTGGCCAGCAACATCACCCCCGAAGTTTTCGAGCGGGTGCTCGATATCGCCACGACCCTTGGCTACGAAGGGCGCGAGGGCAAGCCGGTAGGGACGACCTTTGTAATTGGCGACGTGGAAAAGGTCATGCAATTATCCCGGCAGATGGTTCTCAATCCGTTTCGGGGGTACACCGAAGAGGAGCGCAACATCCTTGATCCCTCGTTGGAGGAAACCGTCAAGGAATTCGCCGTCATCGACGGGGCTTTCGTGATCCAGGCCGACGGGCATATCGAGGCTGCGGGAGTTTATCTCAAGCCCGAAACCGGAGGCGAATCCCTGCCACGCGGTCTCGGCACCCGGCATCGCTCCGCCGCGGGGATCACCGCGACCACCGAGGCAGTCGCTATTACGGTGAGCGAGTCCACCGGCACGGTCACCGTCTTTCGCGGAGGAAATATCCTGATCGAGTTGGAACGACCGCGGCCCATTGGTTCCTCGCACCTTCAGGAAGCCAATGCGTTTCCGGGGCTGCGCAGGCCGGAAGAGCAGGAGAAACCCGATTAG
- a CDS encoding efflux RND transporter permease subunit: MFSKIFIERPRLAVVIAIVITLAGAIAMTSLPVAEYPSITPPVIRVSAVYPGASAQVVKDTIAAPIEQEMNGVEDMLYMSSTSTDDGSYSLEVTFDVDSDPDIDQVNVQNRLQLAESQLPPEVVAQGIEVRRRSSDMLGVVSFISPGGSHDRLFLSNYIGRTIKDTLQRVNGVSDVFVFGEYEYSMRIWMNPDKLTALAMSPAEVIEAIRRQNIQATLGSVGTAPSVEGQQVQYTLNAKGRLDSVDEFKEIIIRTNPQGGVVRVKDIAEVELGSKTYNAGGNLDNSEAIHMALYRSSDANAIETMEQVRAVLKEQEPDMPNDVAYTIPYDTTNYVKEAIKEITFTLLLTFGLVVLVIFVFLQNIRATLVPAAAIPVSIVGTFAALSALGFNINTISLFALILAIGVVVDDAIVVVENVYRIMEEEGLEPKAATIKAMSQVTGPIIATTLVLLAIFVPTAFMPGITGQLYKQFGVTLCVSVLISSLCALTLSPAMCGVILKKARPHRRGPLLWFNKYLDLSRNIYSATVAWLIRKAAIGVILLLIIGGGAWYLSERIPTSFLPQEDEGGFLIDVQLPEGATLERTIEVTTEATSRLLEMEGVERVLAVDGYSLLSGRAENVGFVIADLDPWDERTRPDLHIDALVQKASQELNSISTASIRAFVPPPIQGLGVTGGFDFRLQALEDQPPQELASVARGLVIAANQHPVLSMVYTTYSADTPQLWLDLKRTRMEELGVSAATLFSTLNQHLGSQYVNDFNLYGRTYQVKVRAKENFRKNQEDVKDLYVTSIAGKEIPVENLLDISTILGAKSVNRYNQFTSLTINGQAAPGYSSGQAMEAMKELAAEHLPPGYSFEWSTMSLQEQAASGTVGYLFALAVIFAYLFLVAQYESWNLPLSIILSVTVATCGALVGLLITGLPLSIYSQIGMVLLVGLSAKNAILIVEFARDRREEGVRTRDAAVEGAKLRFRAVLMTALTFILGVAPLVWATGAGATSRSHIGVVVFSGMIAASTVALFIIPVLYYLFQSLRDKSSAWKQRRRARLANQSAK, encoded by the coding sequence ATGTTTTCTAAGATATTTATTGAGCGTCCGCGCCTGGCAGTAGTTATAGCCATCGTTATCACCCTCGCGGGTGCGATTGCTATGACATCCCTGCCGGTAGCCGAGTACCCATCCATAACCCCGCCGGTAATCCGCGTGAGCGCTGTATATCCGGGGGCAAGCGCCCAGGTGGTCAAGGATACCATTGCCGCCCCCATTGAGCAGGAGATGAACGGGGTTGAGGACATGCTCTACATGAGTTCAACCAGTACCGACGATGGGAGTTATTCTCTCGAAGTCACCTTTGACGTGGACTCGGATCCGGACATTGACCAGGTCAACGTGCAGAACCGTCTCCAACTGGCGGAGTCGCAACTGCCGCCTGAAGTGGTGGCCCAGGGGATCGAAGTTCGGCGCCGCTCCTCGGATATGCTCGGGGTGGTGAGCTTCATATCTCCGGGAGGTTCTCACGACCGCCTGTTTCTGAGTAACTACATCGGCCGCACCATCAAAGACACCCTGCAACGTGTGAACGGGGTGAGTGATGTGTTTGTGTTCGGTGAATACGAATACAGTATGCGCATCTGGATGAACCCGGACAAGTTGACCGCCCTGGCGATGAGCCCGGCGGAGGTGATTGAAGCCATCCGCCGGCAGAACATCCAGGCCACTCTGGGTTCGGTAGGCACGGCACCGAGCGTGGAGGGACAGCAGGTGCAGTACACCCTGAACGCCAAAGGTCGCCTGGATTCAGTGGACGAGTTCAAGGAGATCATTATCCGAACCAACCCGCAGGGTGGTGTGGTGCGGGTTAAGGATATTGCCGAGGTAGAGCTCGGAAGCAAGACCTACAACGCCGGCGGGAATCTGGATAATTCCGAGGCGATTCATATGGCACTGTACCGCTCCTCCGATGCCAACGCTATCGAGACCATGGAGCAGGTACGCGCGGTGTTGAAGGAGCAAGAGCCGGATATGCCCAATGATGTGGCCTACACAATTCCCTACGATACCACCAACTACGTTAAAGAGGCGATCAAGGAGATCACCTTTACCCTCCTGCTCACCTTCGGTCTGGTGGTGCTGGTTATCTTTGTCTTTCTGCAGAATATCCGCGCCACCCTGGTTCCGGCGGCGGCGATTCCGGTATCCATTGTCGGCACCTTTGCCGCTCTCTCCGCTCTGGGTTTCAATATCAATACCATTTCTCTATTTGCCCTTATTCTCGCCATCGGTGTGGTGGTGGATGACGCCATTGTGGTGGTGGAAAATGTGTATCGCATCATGGAAGAAGAAGGGCTGGAGCCTAAAGCCGCGACCATCAAGGCGATGTCGCAGGTTACCGGACCGATTATCGCCACCACCCTGGTGCTATTGGCGATCTTTGTCCCCACCGCGTTCATGCCTGGAATCACTGGTCAGCTCTACAAACAGTTCGGTGTAACCCTGTGCGTCTCGGTGTTGATCTCATCACTGTGCGCGTTGACCCTGAGCCCGGCGATGTGCGGGGTTATCCTCAAGAAGGCGCGCCCGCACAGACGCGGACCCCTGCTGTGGTTTAACAAGTATCTCGATCTCTCACGCAACATATATAGCGCCACTGTAGCGTGGCTGATCCGCAAAGCGGCAATAGGGGTGATTTTGTTACTCATCATCGGGGGGGGCGCGTGGTATCTGTCAGAAAGAATCCCCACCAGTTTTCTGCCCCAGGAGGATGAAGGGGGCTTTCTCATCGATGTGCAGCTGCCCGAAGGGGCAACCCTCGAACGCACGATAGAGGTCACCACCGAAGCGACAAGCCGTCTTCTGGAGATGGAAGGGGTGGAGCGTGTCCTCGCAGTGGATGGCTACAGTCTCTTAAGCGGACGTGCGGAAAACGTGGGTTTTGTCATCGCCGACCTTGACCCCTGGGATGAACGGACCCGCCCGGATCTGCATATTGATGCCCTGGTGCAGAAGGCGAGCCAGGAGCTCAACAGCATCTCGACAGCGAGTATTCGCGCCTTCGTGCCCCCGCCCATTCAGGGGCTAGGGGTGACAGGCGGGTTTGACTTCCGCCTTCAGGCCCTGGAGGATCAGCCGCCGCAGGAACTTGCTTCGGTAGCCAGGGGGCTCGTGATAGCGGCCAACCAGCATCCAGTGCTATCCATGGTATACACCACTTACAGTGCGGACACCCCCCAGCTGTGGCTGGACCTGAAACGTACCCGCATGGAGGAACTCGGTGTCTCGGCGGCTACCCTGTTCTCGACCCTCAACCAGCATCTGGGCTCTCAGTACGTCAATGACTTCAACCTCTATGGGCGCACCTATCAGGTCAAGGTGAGAGCCAAAGAGAACTTCCGCAAAAATCAGGAGGATGTCAAAGACCTGTACGTGACCAGTATTGCCGGCAAGGAGATTCCGGTGGAAAACCTCCTGGATATTTCCACCATTCTGGGGGCAAAGAGTGTCAACCGCTACAACCAGTTCACCAGTCTCACCATCAACGGTCAGGCCGCGCCGGGATACTCTTCCGGTCAGGCCATGGAGGCGATGAAAGAACTTGCCGCTGAGCATCTGCCCCCGGGATATTCCTTTGAGTGGTCCACCATGTCGCTGCAGGAACAGGCCGCAAGCGGCACCGTGGGCTATCTGTTCGCCCTGGCGGTGATATTTGCATATCTGTTCCTGGTGGCGCAGTATGAAAGCTGGAATCTGCCTCTGAGTATTATCCTCTCGGTTACCGTGGCAACCTGCGGCGCCCTGGTCGGGTTGCTGATCACCGGGCTGCCCTTGTCCATCTACTCCCAGATCGGCATGGTGCTTCTCGTAGGGCTCTCGGCGAAAAACGCGATTCTGATTGTCGAGTTTGCGCGTGACCGCAGGGAGGAAGGGGTCCGAACCCGCGATGCCGCGGTTGAAGGCGCGAAGTTGCGCTTTCGAGCGGTGCTGATGACCGCCCTAACCTTTATCCTCGGGGTTGCTCCACTGGTCTGGGCCACGGGCGCCGGAGCGACAAGCCGCAGCCATATCGGGGTGGTGGTCTTTTCCGGCATGATAGCGGCGTCAACCGTGGCCCTGTTTATTATTCCGGTGCTATACTACCTTTTCCAGAGTCTGCGAGACAAATCTTCAGCCTGGAAACAGCGCCGCCGTGCGCGGCTTGCCAACCAGTCTGCTAAATAA
- a CDS encoding efflux transporter outer membrane subunit — MTLRPIKGAAVLVFVALTLSACAVGPDYSRIEPAAQEEWYASMEKGLEASAIEESGLAAWWKVFEDPLLERLQQRAIKDNLELKTAFSRLQQARINRGLSRADYFPTLRAEGQIQRQRSSENLGGSVNGEENDWYMAGLDSSWELDLFGGIRRSVESAQAELEASSADMHGVLTSLTAEVALNYIEMRTYQQRLKVALDNIATQKKTYDLNNSRFQAGLIDELNLQQSLRNLEQTRAQVSRLEAAIRMAENNLAVLLGQSPGALREELASTSNIPEAPVKVAVGIPAEALRRRPDIRRAERMLAAQSARIGVATAELYPKLRLLGTIGLEALNSGSDFFDSSSQFWGIGPGISWNIFRGNALRLNIDLQEEKYNEALLAYNATILRAQQEIEDALTSYAKEQIRQEYLAKAVEAARRTEWLARDRFNAGLVDFFNVLDAQRVLLQLEDELFQSKGQVAADLARLYKALGGGWQGVGLKEWG, encoded by the coding sequence ATGACACTACGCCCCATTAAGGGTGCGGCGGTGCTTGTCTTTGTCGCCTTGACCTTAAGCGCCTGCGCTGTGGGCCCAGATTACTCCCGCATTGAGCCCGCAGCCCAGGAAGAGTGGTACGCTTCGATGGAGAAGGGGCTGGAAGCATCCGCTATTGAGGAAAGTGGCCTGGCGGCGTGGTGGAAGGTGTTCGAAGATCCGTTGCTGGAGAGATTGCAACAGCGCGCCATCAAGGATAATCTGGAGCTCAAAACCGCATTCTCCCGCCTGCAGCAGGCCCGTATCAATCGCGGTCTGAGCCGGGCGGACTACTTCCCCACACTCCGGGCCGAAGGGCAGATACAGCGCCAGCGCAGCAGCGAAAACCTCGGCGGCTCTGTGAACGGAGAGGAAAATGACTGGTACATGGCCGGACTTGATTCCTCTTGGGAACTCGATCTGTTCGGAGGGATTCGGCGCTCGGTGGAGAGTGCTCAGGCAGAGCTCGAAGCGAGCAGTGCGGACATGCACGGGGTACTGACCAGCCTCACTGCCGAAGTGGCGCTGAACTACATCGAGATGCGTACCTACCAGCAGCGCCTCAAAGTAGCTCTGGATAACATTGCCACCCAGAAAAAAACCTACGATCTCAACAATTCGCGCTTCCAGGCGGGGCTCATCGACGAGCTCAATCTGCAACAATCGCTGCGCAACCTGGAGCAGACCCGGGCGCAGGTCTCACGTCTCGAAGCAGCCATCCGCATGGCAGAGAACAATCTCGCCGTGCTTCTCGGGCAATCACCGGGCGCATTGCGTGAAGAGTTGGCCTCCACGAGCAACATCCCCGAAGCACCAGTTAAGGTCGCAGTGGGGATTCCAGCCGAAGCGCTGCGCCGCCGCCCCGATATCCGACGTGCGGAGCGAATGCTCGCCGCCCAGAGCGCACGCATCGGGGTTGCTACTGCAGAGCTCTATCCCAAGCTGCGTCTTCTCGGCACTATAGGACTCGAAGCGCTCAACTCCGGGAGTGATTTCTTTGACTCATCGAGTCAGTTCTGGGGCATCGGCCCGGGCATCTCGTGGAATATCTTCCGCGGGAATGCCCTGCGCCTGAACATCGATTTGCAGGAGGAAAAGTACAACGAGGCGCTGTTGGCGTACAATGCCACCATCCTGCGCGCCCAGCAGGAGATTGAGGATGCCCTTACCTCTTACGCCAAGGAGCAAATCCGCCAGGAGTATCTTGCCAAAGCTGTGGAAGCGGCCCGGCGTACCGAATGGCTTGCACGTGATCGCTTCAACGCAGGACTGGTGGATTTCTTCAACGTCCTTGATGCCCAGCGCGTCCTCCTTCAGCTTGAAGATGAGCTGTTTCAGAGCAAAGGGCAAGTCGCTGCCGATCTCGCGCGCTTATACAAGGCTCTCGGCGGGGGATGGCAGGGAGTTGGGTTGAAAGAGTGGGGTTAG
- a CDS encoding acyl-CoA thioesterase translates to MLNSYDPFKKAIRIMPSIFQHDIEVPRSAIDANSHVNNVSYVQWMQDAAVMHSSAQGLDAAAYRRLEASWVVRSHQITYLAPAFAGDTIEVRTWVANLKRSRSLRKFLFVRAGDGKEIARAQTEWVYVDAAGGRPCSIPPEVSSAFTLVSPDEEP, encoded by the coding sequence ATGCTGAACAGCTACGATCCCTTTAAAAAGGCAATCCGCATCATGCCTTCAATCTTTCAGCATGACATCGAAGTTCCGCGAAGCGCCATCGACGCCAACAGCCATGTGAACAACGTCTCCTACGTGCAGTGGATGCAGGATGCAGCAGTCATGCACTCCAGCGCGCAGGGGCTCGATGCCGCGGCCTATCGCCGCCTGGAGGCCAGCTGGGTGGTGCGCTCGCACCAGATCACCTATCTGGCCCCGGCCTTTGCCGGCGACACCATCGAAGTGCGCACCTGGGTGGCAAACCTCAAGCGCTCCCGCTCCCTGCGGAAATTTCTTTTCGTTCGCGCTGGCGACGGCAAGGAGATCGCGCGCGCCCAGACTGAGTGGGTTTATGTCGATGCAGCTGGCGGACGTCCATGCAGCATCCCTCCGGAGGTCAGCAGCGCATTCACACTGGTTTCCCCCGACGAAGAACCCTGA
- a CDS encoding RsmB/NOP family class I SAM-dependent RNA methyltransferase produces MTCHFPELPVEFLNLLNEVLPPAHKDAALASFSLEKPVVFRVNTLRTTAEQLLRELESDNIFPHPVPWLSGAYSLPVEDKRALTETKAFQRGLFYIQNLSSMLAPWVLDPQPGETVLDLAAAPGGKSTQIAALMKNEGRLSVVEAVKPRFFKLKANLDQQGVEIARTFLMDGRAVGRKCPQMFDRILLDAPCSSEARFSRLDPDSWAHWSPRKVKEMSRKQKGLVASAWASLKPGAVLLYCTCSFSPEENELILDRLLRRVGDEAKLKEITLPIENTQPGLTRWKSKTLHPDLCKAVRILPDEMMDGFFLALIRKAAS; encoded by the coding sequence ATGACCTGCCACTTTCCGGAACTTCCCGTTGAATTTCTCAACCTGTTGAACGAAGTTCTTCCCCCGGCGCACAAGGATGCAGCGCTCGCTTCTTTCAGCCTTGAAAAGCCGGTCGTCTTCCGTGTCAACACTCTGCGAACCACCGCGGAGCAGCTCCTGCGCGAACTGGAATCCGACAACATCTTCCCCCACCCCGTTCCCTGGTTGTCCGGGGCTTACAGCCTGCCCGTCGAGGACAAGCGGGCGCTGACGGAAACGAAGGCTTTCCAGCGGGGGCTTTTCTATATCCAGAATCTCTCGAGCATGCTGGCGCCTTGGGTGCTTGATCCTCAGCCGGGGGAGACGGTTCTCGATCTGGCGGCGGCACCGGGAGGCAAGTCGACCCAGATCGCGGCTCTGATGAAAAATGAGGGAAGGCTGTCGGTGGTGGAGGCGGTAAAGCCGCGCTTTTTCAAGCTCAAGGCCAACCTGGATCAGCAGGGGGTGGAAATTGCCCGCACGTTTCTGATGGACGGCCGGGCGGTCGGACGCAAGTGCCCGCAGATGTTCGACCGCATCCTTCTTGACGCGCCATGCTCGTCCGAGGCCCGCTTTTCACGGCTCGACCCGGACAGCTGGGCACACTGGAGCCCCCGCAAAGTCAAGGAGATGTCCCGCAAGCAGAAAGGGCTGGTCGCTTCTGCCTGGGCCTCCCTCAAGCCGGGAGCTGTACTGCTGTACTGCACCTGCTCGTTTTCGCCGGAGGAGAACGAACTGATCCTCGACCGGCTGCTACGCCGCGTCGGAGATGAAGCAAAATTGAAAGAGATCACCCTGCCCATCGAAAATACCCAGCCCGGCCTGACCCGCTGGAAGAGCAAAACACTGCATCCCGATCTGTGCAAAGCGGTGCGGATTCTTCCCGATGAAATGATGGACGGATTTTTCCTGGCCCTCATCCGCAAGGCCGCGTCCTAG